The following proteins are co-located in the Sulfurospirillum deleyianum DSM 6946 genome:
- a CDS encoding peptidylprolyl isomerase — MKIKLKVLTFVTLGATLLFSPANAGTVDGISLIINKEPITLYDVFKYSQRFNLSKKDALDILVRQKLEEAEIKKLGISVENYEVDQYIETLATNNNMNTTDFLAMIRSKNVDVFEYKEELTNKLKRDKLYRKIISNKLQQISDGELKAYYDENLHEFSQANGFDVTIYTSANQESLISLKKNPMSTFKDVELKEGSFQAGKMDANLATLLNKTATSSFSSIVKSDQNYVMFFVKNKHNAQTVAFDDAKNYIHAKLSEGKEQKAIEEYFEKLKSSANIKVVRLP, encoded by the coding sequence ATGAAGATTAAATTAAAGGTGTTAACTTTTGTAACTTTGGGTGCGACCCTTCTTTTCTCTCCCGCAAACGCTGGAACAGTCGATGGAATCTCCTTAATTATTAACAAAGAACCTATCACACTTTACGATGTTTTTAAATATTCTCAACGCTTCAACCTCTCGAAAAAAGATGCTTTAGATATCTTGGTACGCCAAAAACTCGAGGAAGCTGAAATTAAAAAATTAGGCATTAGTGTTGAAAATTATGAAGTGGATCAATACATTGAAACACTAGCAACCAACAATAACATGAACACAACCGATTTTCTCGCCATGATTCGCTCTAAAAATGTGGATGTTTTTGAATACAAAGAAGAACTTACCAATAAACTCAAACGTGATAAACTCTATCGTAAAATTATCAGCAACAAACTTCAACAAATAAGCGATGGTGAACTCAAAGCCTATTACGATGAAAATCTCCATGAATTTTCACAAGCCAATGGCTTTGATGTAACGATTTACACCAGCGCAAATCAAGAGAGCCTTATCAGTTTGAAAAAGAATCCTATGAGTACATTTAAAGATGTAGAGCTTAAAGAGGGAAGTTTTCAAGCAGGTAAAATGGACGCCAATCTTGCAACGTTATTGAACAAAACAGCGACCAGTAGTTTTTCAAGCATTGTCAAATCAGACCAAAACTATGTTATGTTTTTCGTGAAAAATAAACACAACGCACAAACAGTTGCGTTTGACGATGCGAAAAATTATATTCATGCTAAATTATCAGAGGGGAAAGAGCAAAAAGCGATTGAAGAGTATTTTGAAAAACTCAAATCCTCTGCCAATATAAAAGTCGTACGTTTACCATAA
- the gltX gene encoding glutamate--tRNA ligase has product MVVTRFAPSPTGYLHIGGLRTALYSYLWAKRNNGKFLFRIEDTDLARNSKEAAEAIVEAFKWVGLAHEGEIVYQSERFDLYKSYVQKLLEEGKAYKCYMSKEELDALREAQMARKERPRYDGRYRNFTGTPPAGVEPVIRIKAPTSGVISFVDGVKGEVSFNASDMLDDFIIARSDGTPTYNFVVVIDDALMGVNEVIRGDDHLSNTPKQIILYQALGFDVPKFYHVPMILNPEGKKLSKRDGAVDVMEYKREGYLPEALLNFLIRLGWSHGDQEIFSFDEMKEWFDPNNINKSASAYNQEKLLWLNAHYIKQASYERLIEELRFFDVDLSLHVKKTLLIDALRDRAKTLVEFANLTKQILEAPICYDEKAVEKFLNNDTVILLEHYFEALKNEKMLQEASEFETFTKAFLEERGLKLKDLAQAIRIAMVGSSVSPSIFEVLEIIGYAGVIERIEKLISFKRS; this is encoded by the coding sequence ATGGTTGTGACACGTTTTGCCCCAAGTCCTACAGGGTATTTGCACATTGGTGGACTTCGAACGGCGCTTTATAGTTACCTTTGGGCAAAAAGAAACAATGGAAAATTTTTGTTTCGTATTGAAGATACCGATTTGGCACGTAACTCCAAAGAAGCCGCAGAGGCGATCGTAGAAGCGTTTAAATGGGTTGGTTTAGCACATGAGGGTGAGATTGTTTATCAGTCTGAGCGATTTGATCTCTACAAAAGCTATGTTCAAAAGCTTTTAGAAGAGGGAAAAGCCTACAAATGTTATATGAGTAAAGAAGAGTTAGATGCGCTTCGTGAGGCACAAATGGCACGTAAAGAGCGTCCTCGCTATGATGGGCGTTACCGTAATTTTACAGGCACACCACCAGCGGGGGTTGAGCCTGTGATTCGTATTAAAGCGCCAACGAGCGGTGTTATTTCGTTTGTCGATGGTGTCAAAGGCGAAGTCTCTTTTAATGCCAGTGATATGTTAGATGATTTTATTATCGCTCGTAGTGATGGTACGCCAACGTATAATTTTGTGGTTGTCATTGATGATGCGCTGATGGGCGTGAATGAAGTCATTCGTGGGGATGACCATCTTTCTAATACTCCCAAACAGATTATTTTGTATCAGGCTTTAGGATTTGATGTTCCTAAGTTTTACCATGTGCCAATGATTTTAAATCCTGAGGGTAAAAAGCTCTCAAAACGTGATGGCGCAGTCGATGTGATGGAGTACAAACGTGAGGGGTATTTGCCTGAAGCGCTTTTGAATTTCCTCATTCGTTTAGGATGGAGTCATGGTGATCAAGAAATTTTCTCTTTTGATGAGATGAAAGAATGGTTTGACCCTAATAACATCAATAAATCAGCATCTGCCTACAATCAAGAAAAACTGTTGTGGCTTAATGCCCATTATATTAAACAAGCAAGTTATGAGCGTTTAATCGAAGAATTACGCTTTTTTGATGTTGATTTATCTTTACATGTAAAGAAAACGTTACTGATTGACGCACTTAGAGATAGAGCTAAGACCTTAGTGGAGTTTGCAAACTTAACAAAACAGATTTTGGAAGCACCAATATGTTACGATGAAAAAGCAGTTGAGAAGTTTCTCAACAACGATACAGTCATACTTTTAGAACATTATTTTGAGGCATTAAAAAATGAAAAAATGCTGCAAGAAGCGAGTGAATTTGAAACATTTACGAAAGCATTTTTAGAAGAGCGTGGTTTAAAACTGAAAGATTTAGCACAAGCCATTCGCATTGCGATGGTAGGAAGCTCCGTGAGCCCTTCCATTTTTGAAGTTTTAGAAATTATTGGATACGCAGGTGTGATTGAGAGAATAGAAAAATTAATATCTTTTAAAAGGAGTTAG
- the upp gene encoding uracil phosphoribosyltransferase, which produces MKNVHVIKHPLIEHKLSILRDEKTEPFQFRLLVDEISYLMLFEATRDLPLRFVRVQTPVAVANAQKLDAKIMICPILRAALGMLDSVFKLIPDASVGFLGFQRNEKTLEPEFYYAKLPADHKERTAIIIDPMFATGGTAIDAVNFLKQKGIQDIRFLALVSAPEGLKRFAEVHPDVPVYTACIDDGLNENGYIVPGLGDAGDRVFNTEGASS; this is translated from the coding sequence ATGAAAAACGTCCACGTCATCAAACACCCTTTGATTGAGCATAAACTCTCGATTTTAAGAGATGAGAAAACAGAACCCTTTCAATTTAGACTTTTGGTAGATGAAATCTCATACTTAATGTTGTTTGAGGCGACACGTGATTTGCCTTTGCGCTTTGTGCGTGTGCAAACACCTGTGGCGGTTGCGAATGCTCAAAAATTGGATGCAAAGATTATGATTTGCCCCATTTTACGAGCAGCGCTTGGTATGCTTGATAGCGTTTTTAAGTTGATTCCTGATGCCAGTGTTGGATTTTTGGGTTTTCAGCGCAATGAAAAAACGCTTGAGCCAGAGTTTTATTATGCGAAACTTCCAGCCGATCACAAAGAGCGTACAGCGATTATTATTGATCCGATGTTTGCTACAGGCGGTACGGCCATTGATGCGGTGAATTTTTTGAAACAAAAAGGAATTCAAGATATTCGCTTTTTAGCGCTTGTCTCTGCTCCTGAAGGTTTAAAACGCTTTGCTGAGGTTCATCCAGACGTACCTGTGTATACAGCGTGTATTGATGATGGTTTGAATGAAAATGGCTATATTGTCCCCGGTCTTGGCGATGCGGGAGATAGAGTGTTTAATACAGAAGGCGCTTCATCGTAA
- the accB gene encoding acetyl-CoA carboxylase biotin carboxyl carrier protein, giving the protein MDKNEIRELMRFFDKSDITKLKIKEGDFSIELQKGYESNVIHTAPMVSAPIAPVSAAPAPAVMMSGEVSVDAAPAGLSIKSPMVGTFYKSPSPGAAAFAKVGDVVRKGQPIAIIEAMKIMNELEAEFDCKILDILVADGQPVEFDMPIFLVEKV; this is encoded by the coding sequence ATGGATAAAAATGAAATTAGAGAGTTAATGCGTTTTTTTGATAAGAGTGATATCACAAAACTAAAAATTAAAGAGGGTGATTTTAGTATTGAGCTTCAAAAGGGATATGAATCAAACGTCATTCATACAGCCCCAATGGTTTCTGCACCCATCGCACCTGTCTCTGCCGCACCTGCACCTGCTGTTATGATGAGCGGAGAAGTGAGTGTGGATGCTGCACCTGCTGGTTTGAGTATTAAATCACCTATGGTTGGAACATTTTATAAATCTCCTTCTCCTGGGGCAGCTGCATTTGCAAAAGTAGGTGATGTGGTACGCAAAGGTCAGCCAATCGCCATTATTGAAGCGATGAAAATTATGAATGAGCTTGAAGCGGAGTTTGACTGCAAAATCTTAGATATTTTAGTTGCCGATGGTCAGCCTGTTGAGTTTGATATGCCAATCTTCTTGGTGGAGAAAGTTTAA
- a CDS encoding acetyl-CoA carboxylase biotin carboxylase subunit: MKIEKILVANRGEIALRAIRTIKEMGKQAIAVYSTADKDALYLQHADASICIGGAKSSESYLSIPAIISAAEISGCDAIFPGYGFLSENQTFVEVCQHHNIKFIGPSVDSMVLMSDKSKAKEVMKKAGVPVILGSDGALKDVAQAKELATQIGLPVIVKASAGGGGRGMRVVEKMEDLEKSYLAAESEAISAFGDGTLYMEKYIKNPRHIEVQVIGDSFGNVVHIGERDCSMQRRHQKLIEESPAIALDDKTRTRLHEVAVKATKYIGYENAGTFEFLLDADKNFYFMEMNTRLQVEHCVSEMVSGIDIIEWMIRVAEGEKLFEQSALTFRGHAIECRITAEDPVKFIPSPGKITKYIIPGGRNVRMDSHAYQGYSVPPHYDSMIGKLIVWGEDRNRAIKKMKQALSELQIEGIKTVRDFHLGMMDNKDFIENKFDTNYLSRY, encoded by the coding sequence ATGAAGATTGAGAAAATTCTTGTTGCAAATCGCGGTGAAATAGCCCTTCGTGCAATAAGAACCATCAAAGAGATGGGGAAACAAGCCATTGCGGTTTATTCAACAGCGGATAAAGATGCGCTTTATCTTCAACATGCTGATGCGAGTATTTGTATTGGTGGGGCAAAATCGAGCGAGAGTTATTTGAGTATTCCTGCCATTATTAGTGCCGCAGAAATTAGCGGGTGTGATGCTATCTTCCCAGGGTATGGATTTTTGAGTGAAAATCAAACCTTTGTGGAAGTGTGTCAACATCACAATATCAAATTTATTGGACCTTCTGTTGATTCCATGGTGTTAATGAGTGATAAATCCAAAGCCAAAGAAGTGATGAAAAAAGCAGGAGTACCTGTTATTTTAGGAAGCGATGGCGCACTGAAAGATGTTGCACAGGCTAAAGAGCTTGCGACTCAAATTGGGCTTCCTGTGATTGTAAAAGCCAGTGCGGGTGGCGGTGGACGTGGTATGCGTGTGGTTGAAAAGATGGAAGACCTAGAAAAATCATACCTTGCCGCTGAAAGCGAAGCGATTAGTGCGTTTGGTGATGGTACGCTTTATATGGAAAAATACATCAAAAATCCACGTCACATTGAAGTACAAGTCATTGGTGACTCTTTTGGCAATGTGGTGCATATTGGTGAGCGTGATTGTTCGATGCAAAGACGTCATCAAAAACTCATTGAAGAATCCCCTGCTATTGCACTGGATGATAAAACACGCACACGCCTTCACGAAGTGGCGGTAAAAGCAACGAAGTACATTGGCTATGAAAATGCGGGTACGTTTGAATTCCTTTTAGATGCGGATAAAAATTTCTACTTTATGGAGATGAATACACGTCTTCAAGTCGAACACTGTGTGAGTGAAATGGTGAGTGGGATTGATATCATTGAGTGGATGATTCGTGTAGCAGAGGGTGAAAAACTGTTTGAGCAAAGTGCGTTAACATTTCGTGGTCATGCTATTGAGTGTCGTATCACCGCAGAAGACCCTGTGAAATTTATTCCAAGTCCTGGAAAAATCACCAAGTATATTATCCCTGGTGGTCGCAATGTGCGTATGGATTCACATGCGTATCAAGGCTATTCTGTACCACCGCATTATGATTCCATGATTGGAAAACTTATTGTTTGGGGTGAAGATAGAAATCGTGCGATTAAGAAGATGAAACAAGCTTTAAGTGAGTTACAAATCGAGGGAATTAAAACGGTACGTGATTTTCACTTAGGAATGATGGACAATAAAGATTTTATAGAGAATAAATTCGATACAAACTATCTTTCACGCTATTAA
- a CDS encoding malic enzyme-like NAD(P)-binding protein: MSKGKVTKEESLAYHIGGKIEINVKSRCDTARDLSMAYTPGVAHPCLEIEKDNELAYQYTNKGNLVAVISDGTAVLGLGDIGAIAGKPVMEGKSVLFKKFANVDAFDIELDEHDADKIVEICKALSPTFGGINLEDIKAPKCFDIEQKLQACVNIPVMHDDQHGTAMITSAGLINALEISGKKIEEMKIVVSGAGAAGIACAKMYKLLGAKNIVMIDTKGVIHSGRTDLNKYKAEFALETSDRTLEDAMKGADMFLGLSAPGVVTQDMVKSMNPYPIIFALANPTPEILPEEVYAVRDDVMMGTGRSDYPNQVNNVLGFPFIFRGALDVKATKVTEGMKMAAAVALAKLAKEEVPEYVKAAYNGEDLKFGYNYIIPKPFDRRVLVWVSAAVAEAAINDGVARVADFDIGLYKRDLQEIIDAEQK; this comes from the coding sequence GTGAGTAAAGGAAAAGTAACCAAAGAGGAATCGTTAGCGTACCACATAGGTGGAAAAATCGAGATTAATGTGAAATCACGTTGTGATACAGCGAGAGATTTGTCTATGGCATACACCCCAGGTGTTGCGCATCCGTGTTTAGAGATTGAAAAAGATAATGAATTGGCGTACCAATATACCAATAAGGGAAATCTCGTTGCGGTTATTTCTGATGGTACAGCGGTTTTAGGCTTAGGCGATATCGGTGCGATTGCGGGTAAGCCTGTTATGGAAGGAAAATCTGTTCTTTTCAAAAAATTTGCCAACGTTGATGCCTTTGATATTGAATTAGACGAACATGATGCTGATAAAATCGTCGAGATTTGTAAAGCACTTTCTCCAACGTTTGGTGGTATTAACCTTGAAGATATTAAAGCGCCTAAATGTTTTGATATTGAGCAAAAACTTCAAGCATGTGTGAATATTCCTGTTATGCACGATGACCAACATGGAACAGCGATGATTACGAGTGCGGGTTTAATTAATGCGCTTGAAATCAGTGGTAAAAAAATCGAAGAGATGAAGATTGTTGTCTCTGGTGCGGGTGCGGCTGGTATTGCATGTGCAAAAATGTATAAACTCTTAGGTGCTAAAAACATTGTGATGATTGACACTAAAGGTGTGATTCATTCAGGTAGAACAGACTTGAACAAATACAAAGCAGAATTTGCACTTGAAACCAGTGATAGAACGTTAGAAGATGCAATGAAAGGCGCAGATATGTTCTTAGGTCTCTCCGCTCCTGGTGTTGTGACTCAGGATATGGTTAAGTCTATGAATCCTTACCCCATCATTTTTGCTCTAGCAAACCCAACACCAGAAATTTTACCAGAAGAAGTCTATGCGGTAAGAGATGATGTCATGATGGGAACAGGTCGAAGTGACTATCCAAATCAGGTCAATAACGTTTTAGGTTTCCCTTTTATCTTTAGAGGTGCCCTAGACGTTAAAGCCACTAAAGTTACTGAAGGTATGAAAATGGCAGCTGCGGTTGCGTTGGCAAAACTGGCTAAAGAAGAAGTACCTGAGTATGTTAAAGCAGCGTACAATGGTGAGGATTTGAAGTTTGGTTACAACTACATTATTCCAAAACCATTTGATAGACGTGTGTTGGTATGGGTTAGTGCAGCGGTTGCGGAAGCGGCGATTAACGATGGTGTTGCACGTGTAGCAGATTTTGATATTGGTCTTTACAAAAGAGACCTTCAAGAAATTATTGATGCAGAGCAAAAATAG